The following are from one region of the Paenibacillus sabinae T27 genome:
- a CDS encoding HsdM family class I SAM-dependent methyltransferase, translating to MANERITENVVRDILRDLGYGNTDSDIVIEEQKSQIDEVTKLLKGASKSGKGGKGAPEFIISSPSSPDFLIIFECKASTKFHQSPDLNKPVEFAVDGVLHYAKFLSKSFSVISVAVSGQTKSGLKVSTYLHPKGSSDSKVLTNEHGQEINSIIPYDDFLRHGSFDPEVAKQRHDDLMAFSRELHDFMRDHAKLTESEKPLLVSGTLIALRNTAFAKSFGEYSPEDLQKQWMHVIREEIEKAKIPNSKKANMAQPYSTIAVHPELGKAVPKFPKGTLHELIRMLNEKVWPFVSIYHDFDVVGQFYGEFLKYTGGDKKALGIVLTPRHVTELFSLLANLEVSIESDENGRPKVIATKVLDICAGTGGFLISAMQQMIRLARTEAEREFIKKECLVGVEQQPNMYALAASNMILRGDGKANLYQGSSFDQAITKAIKGHKCQVGMLNPPYAQGDAELHELVFVNHMLNALQKGGTGIAIVPMSCAISPHPMREELLKHHTLEAVMSMPDELFYPVGVITCIMIFTAGVPHKTSNKKTWFGYWKDDGYTKTKHRGRVDQGNAWPSIRDRWIQQYRNRDVKPGESVMEYVTHDDEWCAEAYMETDYSAITKEAFEEAVKKYAVFKLIGGSLGGEEEDAKEAE from the coding sequence ATGGCAAATGAAAGGATAACCGAGAATGTCGTTAGAGACATTCTAAGAGATCTTGGATACGGTAATACAGATAGTGATATTGTTATCGAAGAACAGAAAAGCCAAATTGATGAAGTGACGAAGCTCCTTAAAGGGGCTAGCAAGTCTGGAAAAGGCGGGAAAGGTGCACCAGAATTTATTATTAGTTCGCCATCTTCCCCTGACTTTCTTATCATTTTTGAGTGTAAGGCCAGCACTAAGTTCCACCAATCTCCTGATTTGAATAAGCCAGTTGAGTTTGCTGTAGATGGTGTCCTCCACTATGCAAAGTTTCTTAGTAAATCATTCAGCGTCATCTCTGTGGCAGTCAGTGGTCAGACAAAGTCAGGGTTAAAGGTGTCTACATATCTGCATCCTAAGGGTTCAAGCGACTCTAAAGTTCTAACTAATGAACATGGCCAAGAAATCAATTCAATAATTCCATATGACGATTTTCTAAGACATGGTTCTTTTGACCCTGAAGTTGCAAAGCAACGTCATGATGACTTAATGGCATTCTCAAGAGAACTGCACGATTTTATGCGGGATCACGCAAAACTCACTGAAAGTGAGAAGCCACTTCTTGTGAGCGGGACACTTATTGCCCTAAGGAATACTGCTTTCGCAAAGAGCTTTGGGGAGTATTCCCCTGAAGATCTACAGAAACAATGGATGCACGTTATTCGAGAGGAGATCGAAAAAGCGAAGATTCCCAATTCGAAGAAAGCTAATATGGCACAACCATATTCAACAATTGCAGTTCATCCAGAGCTTGGTAAGGCAGTTCCAAAGTTCCCAAAGGGCACATTACATGAGTTAATTAGGATGCTGAATGAGAAGGTCTGGCCATTCGTAAGTATTTATCACGATTTTGATGTCGTTGGCCAGTTCTATGGTGAGTTCTTGAAGTACACAGGAGGAGACAAAAAGGCTCTTGGAATTGTACTAACACCGAGGCACGTCACAGAATTGTTCTCACTCCTTGCAAACTTGGAGGTCAGTATAGAGTCAGATGAGAATGGAAGGCCAAAGGTAATCGCTACGAAGGTACTTGATATTTGTGCTGGTACAGGTGGATTTCTCATTTCTGCTATGCAACAAATGATTCGACTCGCTAGAACAGAAGCGGAAAGAGAATTCATTAAGAAAGAGTGTCTTGTAGGTGTTGAGCAACAACCGAACATGTATGCACTCGCAGCAAGTAACATGATCTTACGTGGTGATGGAAAAGCGAATTTATATCAAGGCTCATCATTTGATCAGGCAATAACTAAAGCGATTAAAGGGCATAAATGCCAAGTTGGTATGCTTAACCCCCCTTATGCTCAAGGTGATGCTGAATTACATGAATTAGTTTTCGTAAATCATATGCTGAATGCTCTACAAAAAGGTGGTACAGGAATTGCGATCGTGCCAATGTCCTGTGCAATTTCACCTCATCCTATGCGAGAAGAGCTACTCAAGCATCACACCTTAGAAGCTGTTATGTCGATGCCAGATGAGTTATTTTACCCTGTTGGAGTTATTACCTGCATTATGATTTTTACTGCTGGTGTACCGCATAAGACCAGCAATAAGAAAACATGGTTTGGATATTGGAAAGATGACGGGTACACTAAAACGAAGCATAGGGGACGTGTAGATCAAGGTAATGCATGGCCTTCTATTCGCGACCGATGGATACAGCAATACAGAAATCGGGACGTTAAACCTGGCGAAAGTGTGATGGAATATGTAACACATGATGATGAATGGTGTGCAGAAGCATATATGGAAACCGATTACTCTGCAATAACCAAAGAAGCCTTTGAAGAAGCGGTCAAGAAATACGCTGTCTTTAAATTGATTGGCGGATCTTTAGGGGGCGAAGAAGAAGATGCTAAAGAAGCTGAGTGA
- a CDS encoding restriction endonuclease subunit S, protein MLKKLSDLFDVRYGHSLELNRLKQCGSEGIPFVSRKMNDNGISAYVELIDGVEPNPAGELTCALSGNGVLSTFIQERPYYTGFHVACLSPRSPMTKQELLYYCVCIKANRYRYNYGRQANRSLKDILIPAPEQIPDWVNTYDVNAFDTANLPVTKEIHVDLDKANWQWFELQDLFEIKKGKRLTKANMLEGETPFIGSIDKNNGVSRFVGQEAIHEGNTITVNYNGSVAESFYQPKPFWASDDVNVLYPKFTLTQHIAMFIITLIREEKYRYNYGRKWHMERMRTSKIKLPIDANGNPDFTLMDNYIKSLNYSSAIC, encoded by the coding sequence ATGCTAAAGAAGCTGAGTGATCTTTTTGATGTTCGCTATGGTCATAGCCTAGAACTGAATCGACTAAAGCAATGTGGATCAGAAGGCATCCCATTCGTATCACGAAAAATGAATGATAATGGTATCTCAGCGTATGTTGAACTAATTGATGGGGTTGAACCTAATCCAGCAGGTGAACTTACATGTGCATTAAGTGGAAATGGGGTACTCTCAACTTTTATTCAAGAGAGACCTTACTACACAGGATTTCATGTAGCTTGTCTGAGTCCACGAAGCCCAATGACAAAACAAGAGCTTTTATATTACTGCGTTTGTATCAAGGCAAATAGGTATCGTTATAACTATGGAAGACAAGCTAACAGGTCTTTGAAGGATATTCTAATACCTGCTCCAGAACAGATTCCTGATTGGGTCAACACCTATGACGTAAACGCATTTGATACTGCAAATCTCCCTGTTACTAAAGAAATCCACGTTGATTTAGACAAAGCGAATTGGCAATGGTTTGAACTACAAGATCTATTTGAGATCAAGAAAGGTAAAAGACTCACGAAGGCAAATATGTTGGAGGGTGAAACCCCTTTTATAGGATCTATTGACAAGAATAATGGAGTCTCCCGTTTTGTAGGTCAGGAAGCAATACATGAGGGTAATACCATAACGGTAAACTACAATGGTTCCGTCGCCGAGTCTTTCTATCAGCCAAAACCATTCTGGGCATCAGACGATGTAAATGTTCTTTACCCTAAATTTACTCTCACTCAGCACATTGCAATGTTTATCATTACATTAATAAGAGAAGAGAAGTATAGATACAATTATGGACGGAAGTGGCACATGGAACGAATGCGAACATCAAAGATAAAGCTTCCTATAGATGCTAATGGAAATCCTGACTTTACGTTAATGGATAATTATATTAAGTCACTTAACTATAGCTCTGCTATCTGTTGA